A single window of Rhodamnia argentea isolate NSW1041297 chromosome 5, ASM2092103v1, whole genome shotgun sequence DNA harbors:
- the LOC115728440 gene encoding beta-ureidopropionase-like: METTAGGQVKEEATAVRDGSIFGHEPRDRLLRAHCYAQVFQEISRLLMGLNCGRALEAAPLADSAKALSSARDFDIRAFRFTAEKELLREPRVVRVGLIQNSIDLPTTAPFLDQKSAIHDKVKPMIDAAGASGVNILCLQVTWMMPFAFCTREKRWCELAEPVDRESTRFLQDLAEKYNMVIVNPILERDVNHGETIWNTAVIIGNHGNIIGKHRKLDDCIWHNHVTRAGESTYYIEGNTGHPVFETAYGKIAVNIGYGRHHPLNWLAFGVNRAEIVFNPCAAGGLTEPMWPIEARNAAIANGYFVGSINRVGRETFPDPSASGKGNPRRMDFGYFYGSSHFSSPDASCSPPLSQRRDGLLVSDMDLNLCRQLRDKWGFRMTARYELYADMLTQYLKPDFEPQVISDPLRNGFCQRNLVSGTGKSSDKEGGRGF; the protein is encoded by the exons ATGGAGACGACGGCGGGCGGACAAGTCAAAGAGGAAGCCACCGCTGTCCGCGACGGCTCGATTTTCGGACACGAGCCGCGCGATCGCCTCCTCCGCGCCCATTGCTACGCCCAAGTCTTTCAG GAAATCAGTCGTTTACTTATGGGACTGAATTGTGGAAGGGCTCTCGAAGCTGCTCCTCTGGCAGATTCTGCAAAAGCTCTCTCATCTGCGCGTGATTTTGACATACGG GCATTTCGTTTTACAGCAGAGAAGGAGTTATTAAGAGAACCGCGAGTTGTCAGAGTCGGCCTTATTCAAAACTCTATAGATCTTCCCACAACTGCTCCCTTTCTGGATCAGAAGAGCGCTATCCATGACAAAGTCAAACCAATGATAGATGCTGCAGGTGCTTCAGGAGTGAACATATTGTGCTTGCAGGTTA CGTGGATGatgccatttgccttttgcacaaGAGAGAAGAGGTGGTGCGAACTCGCAGAGCCTGTTGATAGGGAATCGACAAGGTTTCTTCAGGATCTAGCGGAAAAATATAACATGGTCATTGTTAATCCTATCCTTGAGAGGGATGTAAACCATGGGGAGACTATTTGGAATACTGCTGTTATTATAGGCAATCACGGCAATATTATAGGCAAGCATCGAAAG CTTGATGATTGCATTTGGCACAACCACGTCACCAGGGCTGGAGAGAGTACCTACTACATCGAAGGAAATACAGGGCATCCTGTGTTTGAGACTGCATATGGAAAGATCGCTGTCAATATTGGTTATGGGAGACACCATCCTTTGAATTGGTTAGCATTTGGCGTGAATCGTGCTGAGATTGTGTTCAACCCTTGTGCGGCCGGTGGACTTACCGAGCCAATGTGGCCGATTGAG GCCCGAAATGCTGCCATTGCCAACGGCTATTTTGTTGGATCGATCAATAGGGTAGGGAGAGAAACATTTCCCGATCCGTCCGCATCAGGCAAGGGAAATCCACGGCGCATGGATTTCGGCTACTTCTATGGATCCAGTCACTTTTCAAGTCCAGACGCTTCGTGCTCGCCACCGCTATCCCAGCGCAGAGATGGATTGCTGGTCTCCGACATGGATCTCAACCTCTGCAGGCAGCTGAGAGACAAGTGGGGCTTCAGAATGACTGCTCGGTACGAGCTCTATGCCGATATGCTCACTCAGTATTTGAAGCCGGACTTTGAACCCCAGGTCATATCTGATCCCTTGCGAAATGGGTTTTGCCAAAGGAATTTAGTGTCCGGCACTGGTAAGTCATCGGATAAGGAGGGAGGTCGCGGGTTCTGA